TTGGAGCACCATTGGAGAGACACCCAGGGGTAATGGCGTCTCCACCTGCCTCACAGCTCTGCTGGGGCTTAATTAACCGGGAGGAAAAATGGTCTTAAAAAGAACAGCTAAGAATTTAAGTCCAGATGGTACCCTAGGTGGGTGGAATGGGACACTCCCTGAAGCCAGAAAGTTACTGAATGGAGacccctgttgtggaataatcttttttgtacactctgaagatttgtcacttgtattggtttaataaaaagctgaatggccaacagctaggcaggattttcggggcagagaggatgctgggaaggagggcagagatGTGGGGAGTtcccagccagatggagaggaggcagcatgggcagtacagagtaaatgtaataaataatgccatgagacaaaaagtagattaattaaaaaaaaaaaaaaaagtaacctgggcagtggtggcgcatgcctttaatcccagcacttgggaagcagagccaggcagatctgagttcaagaccagcctggactagagtgagttccaggacaggcaccaaagctacacagagaaaccgtgtctcggagggaaaaaaaaaaaaaaaaaaaaaagaagcctccATGTGGGTATGTGGGAGCTGTGAGGAGAGGCAAAAGAATCCACCTACAGACCCAGTGCTGAGGGCTCCTTCCCTGTGAGCCACTGGCCTGGGAAGGCCCCGAGGTCCCATAAACTTAAAGGCTGTAGCTGCGGCTGTTGCTTCTCTGCCAAGACAAGACGGTGAGACCCTGGTGCTGCAGACACCACAGGCACATGCTGTGACCGCAAGACACGGAGAAATTAAGCTGGGACCGACCGGGAAGTGCCCACCCTGCCAGCTGGTTTTCACAGCGGAGGGCTCCTGGTGGAGAACTACCACTGATATTGCTGCTCAGACACCACACGCCAGGCAGGTGTCACCGGCGAGACCAACAGCCTTCCGGTTGGGTTTAAGGGCCACTCCACAGAGCGAGTTCACGCCTGGTACTGTGCACCAGGACAACACCTGTGGCTGGGGAGGTGCTAGGCCCCAACCTTGAAGGCAAACCTATGGTTTTTCTAAGTAGATGCGATGTGCCTGTCAAAATGCCCTCAGTATCAGTTTCCTCTGATACTGAAACAGTGCATCCtgcaggaagctccttaagcaggaaggtaaacaaaaCAACTTCAGGAAGTCCCCGAAACCAAtgaattgtgtatatgtgtgtgtgtgtattccactGCTAGAGTGAACAGTAAAAGCTGAGAGCCTGCTCAGGAAATCAAGTTGTGTGCAAGAGGCTCAGACCAGCTGAGGCACCATGTTCTCCAGCCCGTCCTGTGGCCTGCCGGCTGTGTGAAacactccaggttcccagctctgtgagccgtcacccatgctggggtgggcatTGGTGACACAGCTGTCTCCCCTCACCCATGTGCCTGTCAGTGACCCCAGGAAAACTCGCAGTCACCAAGCAGGACTTGGGGGTGTCCGTGCTTTGGTCTGCTGTGGGGTACCTACCTGGGGTGTGTGTTGAGTCTCCCCAGGAACAGCCTTGTCACACAGCACCCTTCCCCACCTAATCCCCATTGTGGGACGCACACCCCCTCCATCTCTGGGAACCCAAAATTGCTTGGCACCTCCAGGCCTGCCAGGGGTGAGGGTGACACCAAGGCAAAGACACCTGCAGCCAGCCCACGGGACCCCCCACCCCTGTCCTTCCAGGCACAGCCAAGGTTCTAAGGGTCCTTGGGGACCCAGCTATGCCCGGCAGGCGCCGGCTTGGGCTGGCACCCGCCCCAGACCTGTCCCCTCCTGGAGGTGGGCAGCGACTTATTTTTAGCCCATGGAAGGAGATACAGCTCTGGTTCTCTCTAGACTCAAGAGAGCGGCCCCCATGGAGCCAACACTCCgtgacccaggctggcccccacctggccaccctcctgcctcggcctgGAGGCCGGGAAGAACTAGCTTGTCTGACCACACGGGACGTCTTTTTTCTAGTCTCTCCTTATTCCTTGTCCACTCCTTTCctcttgattgtgtgtgtgtgtggtgtttggtcCGTGTCTGCACCCACGTGCGAGCCACTCCCAGGGGGTTGGGGGCGGGTGGGCGTCTGGTCCCCTGGGTGCTGGGGGTCAGACCTGTTCCTCTGACCGCTGAGCGGCCCTCCAGCcccagccgtgtgtgtgtgtgtgagtgtgagtgagtgtgaatgtgaatgagtgtctgtgtgaatgggtgtgtgcgtgtgtctgtgagtgtgaatgagtgtctgtgtgaatgaatgtgtgtctgtgagtgtgaatgagtgtctgtgtgaatgggtgtgtgcgtgtgtctgtgtgaatgaatgtgtctgtgagtgtgaatgagtgtctgtgtgaatgagtgtgtctgtgagtgtgaatgagtgtgtctgtgagtgtgaatgagtgtgtctgtgagtgtgaatgagtgtgtgtgtgtgtgtgtcagtggcaCAGCAAGGCTTGGGTCCTGGGCCTCTCCTGTATGTCCGGCGTGCTCTCCTGCTAGgcttccttcttttgtttgttttgtttggagacagggtctctctgtgcagctttgcgcctgtcctgtcctggatctgctctgtagcccaggctggcctcgaactcagagacccgcctgcctctgcctcccgggcgCTGCGGTCacaggcgtgcgcccccaccgcccTGCGCTGGGCCTCCTTCCATCAGTACTTCGCTCTTCCTCCCGCCGGGCCGACGCGCACGCCCCCGAGTGAACGCGCAACCACCGCCGCGGTTCCCACACTTTATGTGAATCGGTCCTCGAGGGCCGTGGGCACGCCGCTGCGCAGGCGCGCGGGGGCGGGGCGTGAGGTAGCGTCACACGCAGGCGCACTCCCGCGCCGACAGCTCCTGCAGCGTGTGGTAGCGGCTGTGCACGTCCAGGAAGGAGACCTCGTCCTCGTAGGCCGTCGGGCGGCAGCACGGGTGCGCGCGCACCCGCTCTTTGCGCACGCGCCTCCGCTGGCGCAGGCGCCGCAGGCCCAGGTCGTAGATGCGCACGGCCGCCTCGCAGGCGCCTGCGCAGTAGCGGAACAGCACCGTCTCGTCCGACGTGTAGCCCAGGCCCAGCTCGCTCACGCGCACCTCCAGCTCGCGCAGCCCGCACGGCCGCGCGCccgagcgcgcgcgcgcacgccgACGGCGGGGACCCGCTCGACGGCGCAGGCCTGGGGCGCGCGCGGCCCAGGGGGAGAGTTCTCGAAGCTCCACGGCGTCGGGGGCGCCCTGCAGCAGAGCTCGGTCTGTGGCGGGAAGAAGGAGACAGGGGATTGGGCCGTGAGGGGGTGGCTCCGCCCCTCATCGCCCTGCGCGTGCGCACTCCTGGTGGCGTGCGGGGGCGTGGCCACGGCCGCCATTGCTCCCCACTCCATCCGTAGTTGAGGGGTGTGCAGAAAGGAGGGcgttcaggaggcaggggcaggagggtcaTTTCAGAGGCATCCTGACTACTccgagagttcgaggccagcctcggctatatgaaagtctgtctcaaaaacaaacaaatcaagtgAGAAACCGCACCGGAAGCCCCTGGCTCAGCGTGGTTCTTCCACCGCGGACACCCCGCAGTGCCCCGCCCCTTCCGGGGTcccgccccctgccccccaccccggGGGCGGGGCTTACACTGCGCCAGGCGGGCGATGCGCGCGTCCAGGGTGCGTGGCGGGCGTCGCAGCGGGGCGAGCGCGGGTCCCAGGCGGTGGCCCAGCAGCAGACCCTCCTGGCACATCCAGACCGACAGCAGGGAGCTGCAGACGAGCGACACCAGGGCCGCCGCCTTCCAGCGCCTCATCCTGGGCCTCGGCCTGCCTGCGGGGACACGGGGTGGTGGGCGCCCGCGGGCGGGGGGTATGCAGCCATCTCTGCGTGCAACAGCGGGCGCAAAGGCCGGGTCGGGCAGGCAGAGGCTGGGCCC
The nucleotide sequence above comes from Onychomys torridus chromosome 21, mOncTor1.1, whole genome shotgun sequence. Encoded proteins:
- the Nrtn gene encoding neurturin; its protein translation is MRRWKAAALVSLVCSSLLSVWMCQEGLLLGHRLGPALAPLRRPPRTLDARIARLAQYRALLQGAPDAVELRELSPWAARAPGLRRRAGPRRRRARARSGARPCGLRELEVRVSELGLGYTSDETVLFRYCAGACEAAVRIYDLGLRRLRQRRRVRKERVRAHPCCRPTAYEDEVSFLDVHSRYHTLQELSARECACV